AGCACTGCCGCCTGGGCTGTCTACGCGCAGTACTACAGCCTTAACATTATCATCAAATCTGGCTTTGCGAAGCAGCAAGGAAGTGCTCTCACCGCCAATTTGACCAGCGGGTTGGTTACCATTGAGTATGGTACCTTTCGCGACGATTATGCCGACGGTATCATCGAGGAACAGATCTGGCTGAGTAGCAATGAGAGACTCATAGTCATACAAGCTTATCTGCTTATAGCTGTTGCCCTCAGTAGCTTTACCCACAGTCTCTATCATCTCGAGTCTGAAGGCTTCTGCAGTGGCTAACTCGTCGACCCAATGCATATTGATTGCCATAGCTGCCGATTTACCATCGGCCTTATCTAGCTCACTCAGGTAATCTTCTGCACCAAGCACCAAATGCTCGGGCTTGATGTCACGGTTACTTGACACAGTTGCTGCATAACTGGCCCAGATATCCTTGAGTAAATCAATATTGGCTTCTTTAGCTGCTGGAGACATATCATCACGGATATAGGGCTCGACTGCTGACTTGAAGGTACCAACACGGAAGATATGGGCATTGATTTTTAGTTTATCTAACGCAGACTTGTAGTACTGACGGTAACGGCTCAAGCCTTCTAATTCGACACTTCCCTGGGGATTGAGGTAGATGGTGTCGGCGAAGCTGGCTAAGAAGTATTGATTCTGCCCGTAGCTATTGGCTGTGGCCAGTATCGGCTTACCACTGGCTTTAAAGCGAGTGAGAGCATCACCAATAGATTGCAGCTTGCTTATTCCGGTCCATCTAAGATGACCCATGTCTAATACGATAGATGAAATACGCTCATCGGCGGTGGCATTATCGATGGCATTGAGGACATCGGCGAGTAAGATTTCCCCTGAGCCATCATTATTCTTGCCACTTTTCATTGCCTCTTCGATGGGATCGACCTGACGCTTCTGCTCAACGATAGAACCCGCTAAGTCCAGCACTAAGGCTGAGCCAGATTCAAGCTGGACATCATCATCGACGCTGATTGCGACAATGAGCATGGCAAGTAAGCCGAAAAAGAAAAGATTAAGTACCAGCTTTCTAAATCCGTTGATGGTTTTCCAGGTGAACTGAAATATTCTTTTGATTAACGAGGGTTTAGCGGACATTATCCACTCCTTTTTCACTTCAATATCACTATGCTAACTGAAAAAACGCCAATTAGGGTAATTCAATTGTAATGGAGTCTAATAAATCCCGAGTGGCTCTGGAGTTGAGCTTAAGAGAAACAAGATGTATGCTGATTTAAATCACTTGTTTAAAAAGGATGTTTGAATGTCGTTTCCGCATTTATTAGAACCCTTGGAACTGGGCTTTACCCAGTTAAAAAACCGTGTATTGATGGGCTCCATGCACACAGGTTTAGAAGAAGAAAAGGGCGGTTTTGAGAAACTGGCAGTATTTTATCAAGAACGAGCTCGAGGTGGAGTGGGCCTGATCGTGACGGGGGGGATCTCACCAAACCTACGTGGCCGCCTCGCACCTAACGGTTGTCAATTGAGTTTTCCTTGGCAAGTATATAAGCACAAGAAGATCACTAAGGCGGTGCATGACGCCGACGGCAAGATTTGTATTCAGCTGCTCCATGCAGGCCGTTATGGTTACCATCCTTTTTCTGTGGCGCCCAGTAAGATAAAGTCGCCTATTACCCCTTTTACACCTTCGCCCATGTCAGCCAGGCAAATTCGTGGCACCATCAAAGATTATGCCTCGTCATCTGCCTTAGCGAAAAAGGCGGGTTATGACGGCGTAGAGGTCATGGGGTCCGAAGGTTATCTCATTAACGAGTTTATCTCAGCCAGCACTAACGTGCGTGATGATGAGTGGGGCGGCAGTTTCGAAAATCGGATTAAATTCCCGCTGGAGATTGTGCGTAGCATACGCGAAAAAGTCGGCAAAGAATTTATCATTATTTTCAGGCTCTCCATGCTAGATTTGATTGACAACGGCTCCTCATGGGAAGAGGTGGTCGAGCTGGCTAAGCGACTCGAGAAAGAAGGGGTCAACATCATTAATACCGGGATTGGTTGGCATGAAGCCAGAATTCCCACTATTGCTACCAGTGTGCCAAGAGGGGCTTTCGCTTGGGTTACCGAGAAACTTAAATCTGAAGTCTCGGTGCCACTCATCGCCACCAACAGAATCAACACGCCTGAAATTGCCGAACAGATCATAGCTTCGGGACAGGCCGACATGGTGTCCATGGCGAGACCTTTTTTAGCCGACCCTGATTTTGTCAATAAAGCCGCGGCTAATACGCCAGAGCTCATCAATACCTGTATTGGTTGTAATCAAGCATGTTTAGACCATGTGTTTGCACGTAAACGTTCGACCTGTTTGGTCAACCCCAGAGCCTGTTATGAGACAGAGCTTAATTTCACGCCAGCGAAGAAGAAAAAACGCATCGCCGTCATGGGGGCAGGACCTGCCGGTATGGCATTTTCTATCTACGCCGCGACACGAGGTCATGAAGTGGTCTTGTTCGAAGCTAAATCTGAGGTGGGTGGCCAGTTTAATCTAGCCCGAAAAATCCCGGGTAAAGAGGAGTTCGACGAAACCATACGTTACTTCAAAGCCCAGATGAAACTCAATAAGGTTGAGTTAAGACTCAATACCCGTTTAGATGCATCTGTGGTTCGAGACGAGCAGTTCGATGAAATTGTGATGTCATCGGGTGTGCTGCCAAGAGAATTACACCTAGAGGGCTTTGATGATCCGCGCGTGGTGGATTATCAGCAAGTGCTAAAAGGTGAAGTCAAGTTAGGTAAACGTGTCGCCTTGATTGGCGCCGGCGGAATTGGCTTCGATCTGGCCCATTTCATCTGTGAGCAGGAGTCATCCACCTTGCAACCAGACAAATGGTTAAAGCAATGGGGCATAGATAAAGCCTATAAACACAGAGGTGGGTTACGTCATGATGCTGATGCTCTCGAGACTGAACCTGAAAACGAGCCTGAGGCCCATGAGATCTATCTGCTGCAACGTAAGAGCACTAAGATGGGCAAAGATCTGGGTAAGACCACGGGATGGATACATAGAGCTGTGTTGAAACAACATAAAGTCAAAATGAAAACTGGGGTCAGCTACCAGAAGTTTGACGACTTAGGTTTACACATTTCTATCGATGATAAGGATGAGATATTAGCCGTGGACAATGTGGTTTTGTGTGCCGGTCAAGTGTCAAATCGCAGCTTACTCGAGGAGATGCAAGCCACTGGCTTACCGGTCCATCTTATCGGCGGGGTGGACGTCGCGGCTGAGCTTGATGCGAAACGTGCCATCAGACAAGGTGCAGAGCTGGCAATAGCACTTTAATATCAATCGGTATAATATTTCCAAAAGATAATAATTAAGCCTGATCTTATACGCAAATCTTTGCTTATTGAAATCAGGCTTTTTTGTGTCTTACTTATACCAGATTAGATTTTAGGACTTGGATTGTTTTTGGATTATCGCTGAGGTCGTTAGACCTAGTCAGCTAATTTTTATATTGCCATGTGCAGATAGCAGATTAGATTTTTAGGATTTGGTTTGCGGCTGGATTATCTGCGCGGCTGTTATGCCCGGGCGGGTCACAACATCACAGCCTTCAGGTGATAGCTTAAGGTCTAAATCACTGGTTGGGGTGCAACAACAGGGGAGACACTCATCGGCTTTGAGTGTGACTAAGGGCTGGGTATGATAGCTCACACTGCCGCTGATTATTGTCGTTTTACAGGCACCGCAATAACCATTACGGCACTCTGAGAAAACTTTAACTTTTTTATGCTCCAGTGCAATCAAGAGGCTAAGGTGCTGCTGATTAAACAGCAGCACAGGCTGGCCATCGAGACTGACAATCGGGGCTTTTTTTAAGATCTTATTAAAGGTCAAAATCTTCAAATTCACTTTCATCGATAGAGGCATCGATTTGACCTACGAGGTAAGAGGAAACCTCTACTTCTTGTGGCGCGACCTGAACCGCATCACTTTCTAACCAGTTCTTCATCCAAGGCAGAGGGTTGGTTATCTCGTCATAATGACATGGCAGATTGACCGACTTCATGCGCTCATTGGTAATGTACTCGACATATTGACACAAGATAGCTTGGTTAAGACCGATCATAGAACCGTCTTTAAACAGGTATTGAGCCCATTCTTTCTCTTGTTCAGCGGCTTTGACGAAAATGTCATAAGCTAGCTGCTCACACTCTTTAGCTATCTCACCCATTTCAGGGTCATCAGCACCGGCTCGCATTATCTTAAGAATATGTTGCGTGCTGTTAAGGTGCAGCGCCTCATCACGAGCGATAAGGCGGATAATCTTAGCGTTGCCCTCCATGACATTGCGTTCGGCGAATGCAAAAGAGCAGGCGAAGCTGACATAGAAACGAATCGCTTCTAATACGTTGACTGACACCATACACAGATAGAGCGACTTCTTGATAGTACGCTGTGTCACCAAGAGCTCTTTACCATTTATGATATGCGTGCCTTCACCGTGTAAGTGGAAGGCTTGAGTAAGCAAGATTAAATCATCATAGTACTGGGCAATATCGGTGGCACGCTTCAAAATCTCTTCATTTTCAACTATGTCGTCAAAAATGATAGAAGGGTCGTTGACGATATTACGTATGATATGGGTGTAAGAGCGTGAGTGTATTGTTTCAGAGAAAGACCAAGTTTCAATCCAGGTCTCGAGTTCAGGTAGCGATACCAAAGGCAAGAATGCCACATTAGGTGAGCGGCCCTGAATCGAGTCGAGCAAGGTTTGATATTTCAGGTTGGAGATGAAAATATGTTTTTCATGATCTGGAAGTGCGGCGTAATCAATTTTATCTTTACTGACATCAACTTCCTCAGGA
This portion of the Shewanella violacea DSS12 genome encodes:
- the sppA gene encoding signal peptide peptidase SppA codes for the protein MSAKPSLIKRIFQFTWKTINGFRKLVLNLFFFGLLAMLIVAISVDDDVQLESGSALVLDLAGSIVEQKRQVDPIEEAMKSGKNNDGSGEILLADVLNAIDNATADERISSIVLDMGHLRWTGISKLQSIGDALTRFKASGKPILATANSYGQNQYFLASFADTIYLNPQGSVELEGLSRYRQYYKSALDKLKINAHIFRVGTFKSAVEPYIRDDMSPAAKEANIDLLKDIWASYAATVSSNRDIKPEHLVLGAEDYLSELDKADGKSAAMAINMHWVDELATAEAFRLEMIETVGKATEGNSYKQISLYDYESLIATQPDLFLDDTVGIIVAKGTILNGNQPAGQIGGESTSLLLRKARFDDNVKAVVLRVDSPGGSAFASEQIRQEVLALKTAGKPVVVSMGSYAASGGYWISASADYIYATPTTLTGSIGIFGMITTFEDSLSSLGIHTDGVATSEWAGISVAKGLTPAIKSVIQRHIERGYHDFISLVATERNMSLEEVDNIAQGRVWSGRKALDLGLIDELGDLDDAVAKAADMAGLEDFDSQIIEHELTPQEFFIQEMFSSVAVYLPQSSMGVSLIEQALTQWSGVVEEFNAFDDPNGMYLFCDNCTL
- the nrdB gene encoding class Ia ribonucleoside-diphosphate reductase subunit beta; translation: MAYSTFCQTPNNARLEPMFMGQSVNVARYDVQKYEVFEKLIEKQLSFFWRPEEVDVSKDKIDYAALPDHEKHIFISNLKYQTLLDSIQGRSPNVAFLPLVSLPELETWIETWSFSETIHSRSYTHIIRNIVNDPSIIFDDIVENEEILKRATDIAQYYDDLILLTQAFHLHGEGTHIINGKELLVTQRTIKKSLYLCMVSVNVLEAIRFYVSFACSFAFAERNVMEGNAKIIRLIARDEALHLNSTQHILKIMRAGADDPEMGEIAKECEQLAYDIFVKAAEQEKEWAQYLFKDGSMIGLNQAILCQYVEYITNERMKSVNLPCHYDEITNPLPWMKNWLESDAVQVAPQEVEVSSYLVGQIDASIDESEFEDFDL
- a CDS encoding oxidoreductase, producing the protein MSFPHLLEPLELGFTQLKNRVLMGSMHTGLEEEKGGFEKLAVFYQERARGGVGLIVTGGISPNLRGRLAPNGCQLSFPWQVYKHKKITKAVHDADGKICIQLLHAGRYGYHPFSVAPSKIKSPITPFTPSPMSARQIRGTIKDYASSSALAKKAGYDGVEVMGSEGYLINEFISASTNVRDDEWGGSFENRIKFPLEIVRSIREKVGKEFIIIFRLSMLDLIDNGSSWEEVVELAKRLEKEGVNIINTGIGWHEARIPTIATSVPRGAFAWVTEKLKSEVSVPLIATNRINTPEIAEQIIASGQADMVSMARPFLADPDFVNKAAANTPELINTCIGCNQACLDHVFARKRSTCLVNPRACYETELNFTPAKKKKRIAVMGAGPAGMAFSIYAATRGHEVVLFEAKSEVGGQFNLARKIPGKEEFDETIRYFKAQMKLNKVELRLNTRLDASVVRDEQFDEIVMSSGVLPRELHLEGFDDPRVVDYQQVLKGEVKLGKRVALIGAGGIGFDLAHFICEQESSTLQPDKWLKQWGIDKAYKHRGGLRHDADALETEPENEPEAHEIYLLQRKSTKMGKDLGKTTGWIHRAVLKQHKVKMKTGVSYQKFDDLGLHISIDDKDEILAVDNVVLCAGQVSNRSLLEEMQATGLPVHLIGGVDVAAELDAKRAIRQGAELAIAL
- the yfaE gene encoding class I ribonucleotide reductase maintenance protein YfaE — protein: MKVNLKILTFNKILKKAPIVSLDGQPVLLFNQQHLSLLIALEHKKVKVFSECRNGYCGACKTTIISGSVSYHTQPLVTLKADECLPCCCTPTSDLDLKLSPEGCDVVTRPGITAAQIIQPQTKS